From Micromonospora echinaurantiaca:
CGGCAAGATGGCCGTCGCCTCGACGGTCCCGCTGACCAGCCGGGAGGACCTCTCCCTCGCGTACACCCCCGGGGTGGCCCGGGTGTGCGAGGCGATCGCCGCCGACGAGACCCTGGTCGACGACTACACCTGGGTGTCGCACACCGTCGCCGTCGTCACCGACGGCTCGGCCGTACTCGGGCTCGGCAACATCGGCCCGCGCGCCGCGCTGCCGGTGATGGAGGGCAAGGCGGTGCTGTTCAAGCAGTTCGCCGGCGTGGACGCGGTACCGGTCTGCCTGGACACCCAGGACGTCGACGAGATCGTGGCGGTGGTGCGGGCGCTGGCGCCGTCGTTCGGCGGGATCAACCTGGAGGACATCAGCGCCCCGCGCTGCTTCGAGGTGGAGCGCCGGCTGGACGAGGCCCTGGACATCCCGGTCTTCCACGACGACCAGCACGGCACCGCGATCGTCGTGCTGGCCGCGCTGCGCAACGCCGCCACGCTGCTCAACCGCAAGCTGGGCGACCTGCGGGTGGCGGTCAGCGGCGCCGGCGCGGCCGGCGTGGCGGTGACGAAGATGCTGCTGGCCGGGGGAGTGGACCCGGCCCGGGTGGTGGTCTGCGACTCGAAGGGGATCATCGGCCGGCACCGCACCGGGCTCACCGACACCAAGGCCGAACTGGCCGCCGTCACCAACCCCGACGGCCGGCAGGGCGACATCACCGAGGCGCTGCGCGACGCGGACGTGCTGATCGGCGTCTCCGGCGGCCGGATCTCCGAGGCCGCGGTGGCCGGGATGGCCCCCGGCGGGATCGTCTTCGCGCTGGCCAACCCGGACCCGGAGGTGCACCCCGAGGTGGCCGCCCGGCACGTCGCGGTGGTGGCCACCGGGCGCAGCGACTACCCCAACCAGATCAACAACGTGCTGGCCTTCCCCGGCGTGTTCCGGGGCGCGCTGGACGCCCGGGTCACCCGGATCACCGAGGGCATGAAGGTCGCCGCCGCCGACGCCATCGCGCAGGTGGTGGCCGAGACGCTCACCCCGGAGGCGATCGTGCCGTCCCCGCTCGACCCGCGGGTCGCCCCCGCGGTGGCCGAGGCGGTGGCCGAGGCGGCCCGCCGCGACGGCGTCGCCCGGGCCTGACCCGGGCCGAGGGCCCGTGCTGTCGCACGTCGCACAGCGCGGGGCCCTTACTCCGGCCCGTCCCGCTTGTTACCGTGCCGATCATGCGTGCCGCCTTCGCCTCCCGCTTCGACGACGCCGACCCGCTCGCCGCGCTCACCGTCGGCGAGCGGCCCGAGCCGACCCACCCGGACGACGACTGGGTCACCGTGCAGGTTCGGGCCAGTTCGCTGAACCACCACGACCTGTGGTCGCTGCGCGGGGTGGGGCTCACCGGCGACCAGTTGCCGATGATCCTCGGCTGCGACGCCGTCGGCGTCGACCCGGACGGCAACGAGGTGGTCGTCTACCCCGTGGTCGCCACCCCGGGTGACCCGCGCGGCGTCTCCATCCTCTCCGAGCACTTCCCGGGCACGCTCGCCGAGCGGGTGGCCGTACCCCGGTCGAACCTGGTGCCGCTGCCGGCCGGACTGGCCGCCACCGACGCGGCCTGCCTGCCGACCGCGTGGCTCACCGCCTGGCGGATGCTCACCACCAAGGGCCGGGTCGGCGACGCCGACGCGGTGCTGGTGCAGGGCGCCGGGGGCGGCGTCGCCACGGCCGCCGTCGCGCTCGCCGCGGCGATGGGCAAGCGGGTCTACGCGACCAGCCGGGACGCCGCCAAGCGGGAGCGGATCGCCGAGCTGGGCGCGACCGCCGTCGAGCCGGGCGCCCGGCTGCCCGAGCGGGTCGACGTGGTGATCGAGACCGTTGGCGCGGCCACCTTCGACCACTCGCTGAAGTCCGCCGCGCCGATGGCCCGGATCGTCGTCTCCGGCGCCACCGCCGGGCACGAGCCCAAGGTCAACCTGCGCCGGGTCTTCGCCATGCAGCTGGAGATCCTGGGCACTTCGATGGGCACCCCGGACGAACTGGCGGACCTGCTCGCCTTCTGCGCCGAGCACCAGGTGCGGCCGGTGGTGGACAGCGTGGTGCCGTTCAGCCGGGTCGAGGAGGCGTTCGCCCGCCTGCACTCCGGCGAGGTCTTCGGCAAGGTGGTCGTCGACCACACCGCCTGAGCCGGGGCCGCCCGGGGCGGTCAGAGGCGGTTGTCGAGGACGGCGATGTCGCCCCGCGCGGCGTCGGTGGGGATGCGCCGCTTGGCGGCCTCGTCGCCGTAGAGGGTCCAGCGCAGGAACTCGACGGTGGTGTCCGAGACCACCCGCAGCGCGGCTCCGTCGCTGAGCAGCGCCCGCCCGTGGTCGCCGTTCGGCAGGCTCAGCATCGCCTTCGGCCAGGGCACCTTGTCGTACGCCTCCTTGCCGGCGGCGTACTGGACCACCTCGTCGGCCTCGCCGTGCACGAACAGCTGCGGCGCGGCGGCGCCGGCGAACGCGGTGCCCACCCCGAGCGCGGTGCCGGCGAACACCACCCCGGCGTCGAGCCGTTCGTCCCGGCCGGCGGTGAACAGGCCGATGGTGGTCACCCCGCCGGCCGAGTGCCCGGCCGCCGCAACCCGGTCGCCGGCCAGCCGGCCCCGCAGCGGATCACCGGCCTTGCCGTCGAGGGCGAGCACCTGGGTCAGCGCGTACGACACGTCGGCGGGCTGGTTGAGCACGTCCAGCACGTTGGTGTCGGTGCCCCGGGAGGTGTGCGGGAAGGTCGGCGCGGCCACCACGAAGCCGGCCGCCGCCCACCGGGTGAGCAGCGTCTCGTAGTCGGCCGGGCGCCCGCCCAGGCCGTGGCTGAACATCACCACGGGGAACCGGCCGTCGGCGGCCCCCGCGGACCGTTCGGGCTCACCGCCGGCCTTCCCGGCCGCCGGGTACCAGACGGTCACCGGCAGCGGGCGGTCGCCGTCGCGGTTCAGCTTCAGCTGGCGTACGCCCACCGCGAAGGCCCGCTCCGGCGCGGTGCCGGCGGGTACCCGTGGTGCCGGAGTGGTCGCCGCCGGGGCCTGGGTGGGGACGGCCTGCGGGCGGGCCGGCCCGGTGTCTCCGGAGCAGCCGACCAGACCGGCGGTGAGCAGGGCGCAGGCGAGCAGGGCAGGGGTGCGGCGACGCGGCATGGCTCCGATTGTGCCCTGCCCGTCCGGGTGGCCCGCCGGAGATCGACGCACCGTGCCCACCCCGCCACCCGCGCTACGCCCCGGGCGAGGTCGCCTCGGGTCGGTGCTCCGGCGGGGCGGCGCCGAGGCGGGCCAGGTCGGCGGCGTCCTTGGCGCGGCGGGGGCGGCCGGGCATCCAGACCGGGTACATCCGCTTGAACTCGACCTGCGCCGCCACCGCGATGACCGGGACGGTCAGCGGGCCGATCCGCCCGGGCGGGCCGGCCAGCATCCCGGCCGGCAGCGGGGTGCCGGCCCACGGGCCGCCGCCGACCGTGACCCGCCCGTCGGCGTCCCGCGCCAGGTACGCGAAGCTCACCTCCACGTCGTCGCGGAACAGGTCCAGCTGGACGTCGACCGGCAGCCGCGGGTCGGGGCGCCAGCCGCGCCCGAGCAGCAGGGCGGCCAGCCGGTCGGCATCGGCACGCCAGCAGTACCAGTCGACGTCCACGTGCGGCCGGGTCACCTCGCCGAGGTGGAAGTCCACCGCCCAGCCGCCGCGCAGCCACACCTCGATACCGGCGTCGGCGGCCACCTCGACCACCTCGACGATGCTGGCCAACTGCCGCCCCGCGAGCCCTTCCACGACCACCCGCCGACCGTAACCGCGGCTCCACCTTCCCGCACCGCCGTTTCCGGCCGTCGCCCGCGCTGGTGGTTGCTCCTGTCCCGGCGGTCGCTCGGGTCTGGCCGCTGGTGCCCGACCGCTCGTGTCTGGCCGGTGGTGCGCGGGAGCCGGCGCTGGTGCCCGGCCGTCGCCGGCGGTCGCGACGGACGGGCGTGCCGGCGAGGGCGTGGCGGTCGGGCGTGTCGCGGCGGCGCGTCATAGTGTCCGGCGGGCGTGATACCCGAGAGTCATTTTGATGACTCTCAGGTATCAGTCGTTTCTGTCCGCCCGGCCCTGGCGCCCGCCATGCCGGACGGTCTGCCCGCCGCCCCGGCACCACGCGCACCCCCCCGGCGGCGCAGGGCTGCGAATGTGCCTCGGTGGTGCGGGGCCACCATGTGCCCGGAGGAGCCCGGTGGGGCGGTTCGGCCGCCACCCGTAGAGCGGCGGGGTCAGGGGGCGGGGCGGGTCTCGTAGCGGGTGAGGGCGGGGGCGTTGGCGCCGGCGGGGAGGCGGCGGGCGGCGTCCGGGTCGCCGTAGAGGTGCCAGCGGAGGAAGTCGGTGGTGGTGGCGAGGACCTGGGCGAAGCCCGGCCGGCCCGGGGTCAGGTACTCGCCGTGGCCCTGCCCGAGCACGCTCAGGAAGGCGGCCGGGCCGCCGGCGCGCCGGTAGGCCGCCCGGCCGACCGCCAGCGGCACCACCGGGTCGGCGGTGCCGTGCACGAAGAGCACCGGTGCGGCCGGCGCGGCGAAGCTCCCGGCCATCCCGCCGCCGGCGATCACGATGCCCGCCCGTAGCCGGGAGGACCGCCCCGAGGTGAACATGCCGGCGGTGGTGAACCCGCCCGCCGAGTGGCCGGCCGCGGCGAACCGGGCGACGTCCAGGTGACCGGCGAGCGGATCACCGGGCCGGGTGTCGAGGCGGACCAGGTGCCGGATCACCCGCCACCCGTCGGCCGGCTGGTGCCGCACGTCGGCCCGGTCGAACCGGCGCGTGCCGCGGCGGGTGTGCGGGTACGCCGGTGCGGCCACCACGAAGCCGGCGGCGGCCCACCGGGTGGTCACCCCGGCGTGCAGGTGCGGCAGGCTGTCCAGCCCGTGGCTGTAGAGCACCACCGGGAACCGACCCGCGGCCACCGCGTTCCCGTCCGCCGGATACCAGAGGGTGACCGGCAGCGGGCGCGCGGAGGCCGCGTCGACGGTGAGCGTACGCACGCCGACGGCGTACGTCCCGGCGGGCGCCCGGCGGGCCGGTTCCGGCGTACCGGGCGCGGCGGTGGCCGTCCCGCAACCGGCCAGCAGCGCCGTCAGCAGCGCGGCGACCAGCCGCTTGACCCCCACGATTCCACGGTAGGTGCCGGAGCGCCCGCGCGGCCCCGCCGTCCGGACCGGCTCCGTACACCACCCGGTCGCCAGTCGGTCCCCCGGCCGGCCCGACCTGACCCGGGCCGGCGCGCGCGGGGCGGTGCGCCGGGACCGGCTTGGCTAGGGTCACCGGCATGGCTGAGAACTACACCGACCCGAGCGGCAACACCGAGGCGTTCCGCGCCTTCGCCAACACCCCGGAGGCCGAGGCGCCGGCCGCCGCGTCCCGGACGCCGCTGCTGGTCGGCGCGGCGGTGGTCGCGGTCGTGCTGGTCGTCCTGGTCGCCTGGCTCGCCCTGGGCTGACCGCCCGCCACCGTCCGCGCCGAGCGACGACAGCCCACGCGGGGCCCGACCGGCCGCCTGCCTGCCCGGCGGCGGGTGGTCAGCGCGCGGTGGCGGCCAGGTCGCGGGCGGTGCGGGCGATCTCGCGCTCCTCGTCGGTGCCGATCACGCAGACGGCCACCTCGGCGCCCGGCGGCGAGATGACCCGGTCGCCGCTGCCGGCGTTGCGCTCCGGGTCGACGACGATGCCGAGCCGTTCCAGGCCGGCCAGCGCCGCCGCGCGGACCGGGGCGGCGTGCTCGCCCACCCCGGCGGTGAAGGTGATCGCGTCCACCCGGCCGAGCAGGGCGTAGTACGCGCCGACGTACCCGGTGATCCGGCGGCAGTAGACGTCGAAGGCGAGCGCGGCGGCGGGATCGCCGTCCGCCCGCCGCTGGAGCACCTCGCGCATGTCGTTGGCGCCGGTCAGGCCGAGCAGCCCGCTGCGGTGGTTGAGCAGGTCGTCGATCTCGTCCACGGAGAGTCCGCCCTCGCGGCGCAAATGGAAGATCACCGCCGGGTCCAGGTCGCCGCTGCGGGTGCCCATCACCAGCCCCTGCAACGGTGACATCCCCATCGAGGTGGCCAGGCTGCGCCCGCCGGCCACCGCGCAGGCGCTGGCCCCGTTGCCCAGGTGCAAAGTGATCGTGTTCAGCTCGTGGTACGGGCGGTCCAGCAGCTCGGCGGTGCGCCGGGAGACGTACGCGTGGGAGGTGCCGTGGAAGCCGTACCGCCGGATGCCGTACCGCTGCGCGGTGTCCCGGTCGATCGCGTAGACCTCGGCGGCCTCCGGCATGGTGTGGTGGAACGCGGTGTCGAAGACGCCGACCTGCGGGACGTCCGGCAGGGCCGCCCGGGCGACCTCGATGCCGGCCAGGTTCGCCGGGTTGTGCAGCGGGGCGAGCGGGACCAGGTCGCGGATGGCGGCCAGCACCGCGTCGTCGATCAGCACCGGCTCGGCGAACCGCCGGCCACCGTGCACCACCCGGTGCCCGACAGCGACCAGCCCGGCCAGGTCGAGCCGGCCGAGGATGTCGCGGACGGCCGTCTCGTGGTCGGCCGGCCCGCCGCCGGGCTCGCCGATCCGCTCCACGGTGCCCTTGTCGCGTATCTCGTCACCGTCGTAGAGCCGGTACTTGACCGACGACGACCCGCAGTTGAGGACGAGGACGCGGCTCATGCCGGCACCACCGTGCTGAGCCTGATGTTCCGCTCTACTCATGCGACCTCCGCGCTGGCCTGGATGGCGGTGATCGCCACCGTGTTGACGATGTCCGGCACGGTCGCGCCGCGGGACAGGTCGTTGACCGGCCGGCGCAGGCCCTGCATCACCGGCCCGACGGCCACCGCACCGGCCGAGCGCTGCACCGCCTTGTATGTGTTGTTGCCGGTGTTCAGGTCGGGGAAGATGAAGACCGTCGCCCGGCCGGCGACCTCGCTGCCGGGCAGCTTTGTCGCCGCCACCGCTGGGTCGATCGCCGCGTCGTACTGGATGGGCCCCTCCACCAGCAGGTCCGGGCGGCTCTCGCGGACCAGTTTGGTGGCCGCCGCGACCTTCTCCACGTCCTCGCCCGCGCCCGAGGTGCCGGTGGAGTAGGAGAGCATGGCGACCCGGGGCTCGATGCCGAACCGGGCGGCGGTGTCGGCCGACGAGATTGCGATGTCGGCGAGCTGGCCGGCGTCCGGGTCGCGGTTGACCGCGCAGTCGCCGTAGACCAGCACCCGGTCGGCGAGCAGCATGAAGAAGACGCTGGACGCGACCGAGACGCCCGGCACGGTGCGGATGATCTCGAACGCCGGGCGGATGGTGGCGGCGGTGGTGTGCGTCGCACCGGAGACCATGCCGTCGGCGTGCCCGGTCTGCACCATCAGCGTGCCGAAGTAGTTCGGCTGGGCCACGATGTCGTGCGCCAGCTCGGCGGTGACGCCGCGGTGGGCGCGCAGCTTCGCGTACTCGACGGCGAACTCGTCGCGCCACTCGCTGGTCACCGGGTCGACCACCCGCGCCCCGCCGATGTCGATGCCCAGCTCCCGGGTACGCCGGGCGATGTCGTCGGGGCGGCCGAGCAGGGTCAGGTCGGCGACGTTGCGGCGCAGCAGGATTTCCGCGGCGCGCAGGATGCGTTCCTCCGCCCCCTCCGGCAGCACCACGTGCCGGCGCTGGGTCCGGGCCCGGTCGATCAGGTCGTACTCGAACATCAGCGGGGTGACCCGGGCGGACCGGCTGACCCGCAGCCGACGGGACAGGTCGTCGGTGTCCACGCAGCGTTCGAAGGCGCCGAGCGCGGCCTCCACCTTGCGCGGGTTGCCGGCGCTCAGCCGGCCCTCGATCCGGCTGGACGCGGCCACCGTGTCGTAGCTGTCGCTGGTCACCGAGAGCACGGCGAGCCCGGTGTTCAGCCCCTCGAACAGCCGCATCGCCCGCGGGTCGGGCTGCTCGCCGAGGGTGAGCACCAGTCCGGCCACCGACACCTGCCCGGCCACGTGCGCGGCGCTGGCGGCCACCAGCAGGTCGTCCCGGTCCCCGGGGGTGATCACCAGGGCGCCGTCGGTGAGGTGGTCCAGCAGGGTCGGCACGTGCGCCGCGCCCACCACGTAGTCGAGCACGTCCCGGCCGAGCGCGGCGTCGTCCCCGGCGAGCAGGGTGGCGCCGAGCGCCGCCGCCACCTCGGCCACCGTCGGCGCCGACACGCTCGGCACCTCCGGGATGGCGTACGCCGGAACCGGCAGCTCGGGCAGGGGCATCGGCTCGGGCACCCGGTTGGCGATCACCGCCAGCACGGTGGCGCCCAGGTCCGCCAGGTCGTGGTACGCCCCGCGCACCGCGGCCGCGATGGCCGCCGGTTCCTGCCCGAAGCCGTCCACCACCGGCACCACGACGCTCCCGAACTCGGTCGCCAGCCGGGCGTTGAAGGCCAGCTCGCGGGGGCCGGCGCCGTCACCGCCGTCGGCGAAGTCGCTGCCCACCACGACCACCGCCGGGCACCGCCGTTCCACCGCCCGGTAGCGCTCGACGATCCGGGAGATCAGCTCCTCCCGCCGCCCGTCGGCGACCAGGGTGGTCGCCTCGGCGTACGTGGTGCCGGAGAGGTCGGCCAGCGGCGGCTCGATCCGGTAGCGCTCGCTGAGCAGGGCGAGGATCGGATCGGGGCCGGTGCCGCCGACCAACGGCCGGAACGCGCCGATCCGCTCGACCTGCCGGGACAACAGCTCCGCCAGGCCGAGGGCGATGGTCGACTTGCCCCCGCCGGAACCCACGCTGGTCAGGTACACACTCCGGGCCACACACTCACCCTAGAAGATCTTCGGGCGGCCGGCCGGGGTCCCGACGGCCCAACTTCGCCGGGCGGTCGCCTCTTGCGCTCCCGTCCCCGGCCGGCCGTCCGGCGGGGCCAGCCGCGGTGCCGGCGGGGCGAGGACGTCAGCCGTGGTGGTGGTGGGTCGGCAGCGTGCGGGGCACCGACGCCTCGGTGCCGGGCCGCACGATCACGAACTGGCCCATCATGCCCTTGTCCTCGTGCCGGAGGATGTGGCAGTGGTACATGTACGGCGTCTTCGGGTCGGTGAAGTGGCCGAACTGGACGGCGAGCCGCACCGTCGACTTGCCGGGAACGAACACCGTGTCCTTCGGCCCCCGCAGGTACGCCGGCGGCTGCTGCCCGTCGATGTCCAGGACCTCGAACGCCACCTCGTGGATGTGGAAGTTGTGGGCGTAGACGGTGTTCTCGACGTGCCAGATCTCCGTCGCCCCCGCCGGCACCACCTCGTCGATCCGGGCCATGTCCATCTCCCGCCCGTTGATCTCGTCGCTGCCGCTGAGCCGGAACCTGCGCTCCCGGGCGTCGGCGGGCACCTCGATGCGCGGCGTCGCGGCCAGCCGCCCCGGCACCGGAGGACGCGGGGTGAGCCGGTCCGCCGCGACGAACTTCAGCAGGTCGTAGTCACCTTCGTCGATGCCGTTGTCGCCGGCGACGCTGCGCAGCACGACCTGGTCGCGCGGGGCGAATTCGACCAGGATCTCCAGCCGCTCGCCCGGGCTCAGCTGCACGCGCTCGACCGGCACCGGTGCCGCCAGCAGCCCGGCGTCGGTGCCGATGACGTGGAATCGCCGCCGGTCGGCGAACTCGACGTGGTACATCCGGGCGCTGGAGCCGTTGAGGATGCGGAGCCGGACCAGCGTCGTGGTGACCTCGAAGAAGGGGTCGTGGACGCCGTTGACCAGGATCTGGTCGCCGATGAGCCCCCACGTCGGCTTGGGGTCCTCCAGCAGCACGCCGTTCGGGTCGAGGATCTTGTCCTGCAGGACGAGCGGGACGTCGTCCACGCCGTACGTCGACGGTAGCCCCAGCGCGGCCGTCGCCGGGTCGTCGAGGAGGAACAGCCCGGCCAGGCCGCGGTAGACGTGCGCGGCGGTGGTGCCGTGCGGGTGCGGGTGGTACCAGGAGGTGGCGGCCGGCTGGTCGATCGTCCAGCGGGGCGTCCAGGTGCCACCCGGCTCGATCATCTGGTGCGGGCCGCCGTCCATCGCGGCGGGCAGCCGCATGCCGTGCCAGTGCACGGTGCTCGGCTCACCGAGCTTGTTGTGCACCCGCATCGCGACGCGGTCGCCCCGCTTCGCCCGCACCGTCGGGCCGAGGAAGGGGCCGTTGAACCCCCACGTCGCGGTCGGCCTGCCGGGGAGCAACTCCGTCCGCCCCGCCTGCATGGTCAACGAGAACTGCCTCGTGCCGTCCTTCGTCACGACCGGTTCGAGCAGCGGCGGCACCCGCAGCCGGTTGGCGAAGGTCAGGGTGCCGGAGTTGCCCTTCGAAGCCGAGCCGGGGCTGCCACAGCCGGCGAGGGCGGCCAGGCCGGCGAACACAAGAAGATCACGACGCTTCACGAGGAAGATCGTTCCGCACTGGACAGAGCGCGTCATCCGGGTTGTACCCGGACCGCCCCCGGACGGACGGTCCCTGATGCCCGGCGCCGGCGGACGGGTTACTCGTCGTCGGGGTCGTCGAGGCGGGCCAGGTAGGTGGCGAGGCGTTCGATCGGGGTCTCGAACTCGGGGTTGAGGTCGACGAAGTCGCGCAGGCGCTCGCCGAGCCACTCCATGCTGACCTGCTCGTCGCCCCGGCGTTCGACGAGTTCCTCGATGCCGCGGTCGGTGAAGTACATGCTTCGTCCTCGTGATGTCGTCCGGCGGGCGGCCGGTGGTGTGCGGGGGGCCGACGCGAGGCGGGGCAGAGCCGTCGTGGTGACGGGCTCTGCCCCGGTGCTCGGCGGTGCGGTCAGGTCACGGGCGGGGCAGCGCCGCCTCGAGCAGGGCGTTCTGCTCCACCTCGTGCATCTTGGCGGAGCCGACGGCCGGCGCGGCGGCGGCCGGGCGGGAGATCCGGCGCAGCCGGACGTCCGCCAGGTGCTCCAGCAGGTTGAGCGCGACGAACGACCAGGCGCCCTGGTTGGCCGGCTCCTCCTGCACCCAGGCGAAGTCCTCCGCGTTCGGGTACTCCGCCAGGGCGGCGCGGATCTCCTCCACCGGCATCGGGTAGAGCTGCTCCAGCCGGATGATCGCGGTGTCGGTGATGCCGCGCTCCTGCCGGGCCTGGAGCAGGTCGTAGTAGACCTTGCCCGAGCAGAGCAGCACCCGCTTCACGCCCTGCGGCGCCGGGGCGGCCGAGTCCCGCAGCACCGGCTGGAAGGTGCCGGTGGTGAAGTCCTCGACCGGGGAGACGCAGAGCTTGTGTCGCAGCAGCGACTTCGGCGTGAACACCACCAGCGGCTTGCGCTTCGGCGAGAGGGCCTGGCGGCGCAGCAGGTGGAAGTAGTTCGCCGGGGTGGTCGGGATGGCCACCCGCATGTTGTCCTCGGCGCACATCTGCAGGAACCGCTCCGGCCGGCCGGAGGTGTGGTCGGGGCCCTGGCCCTCGTGGCCGTGCGGCAGCAGCAGGGTGACCGCGGAGCGCTGGCCCCACTTCACCTCGCCCGAGGAGATGAACTCGTCGATCACCGACTGGGCGCCGTTGACGAAGTCGCCGAACTGGGCCTCCCAGCAGACCAGCGCGTTGATGTTCTCCACCGAGTAGCCGTACTCGAAGCCCATCGCGGCGTACTCGCTGAGCAGCGAGTCGTGCACGAAGAACCGGGAGCGCTCGCCGTCGCCGGTCAGCGACTGCAGCGGGAGGTGGTCCTGGCCGGTCCGCGCGTCCACGATCGAGGCGTGCCGCTGGACGAAGGTGCCCCGGCGGGAGTCCTGCCCGGCGAGCCGGACGGTGACCCCGTCGTGCAGCAGCGCGCCGAACGCGATGATCTCGCCGAAGCCCCAGTCGATGTTGCCCTCGACGGACATCTTGGCCCGCCGGTCGAGCAGCTGCTGGATCCGCTTGTGCGGGGTGAAGCCCTCCGGCAGGTTGACGTGCGCCTCGCCGATCGCCTTGACCACGGCGGCGTCGGTCGCGGTGTCCACCTGCGGCTCCGGCTCCTCCTCGCGCTTGGGGCGGCTGAGCTGGCGCGGCGTGGTGGCCGCGTCGCGGGTGGCCTTGAAGACCCGCTCCAGCTGCGCCTGGTAGTCGCGCAGCAGCTCCTCCGCGTCCTCGACGGTGATGTCGCCGCGGCCGATCAGCTCCTCGGTGTAGAGCTTGCGGACCGAGCGCTTCGAGTCGATGATCTTGTACATCTGCGGGTTGGACATCGACGGGTCGTCGCCCTCGTTGTGCCCGCGCCGCCGGTAGCAGACCATGTCGATCACGACGTCCTTGTTGAACGCCTGGCGGTACTCGAAGGCCAGCCGGGCCACCCGGACCACGGCCTCCGGGTCGTCGCCGTTGACGTGGAAGATCGGCGCCTGGATCATCCGGGCCACGTCGGTGCTGTAGAGGCTGGAGCGGGAGTACTCCGGCGCGGTGGTGAAGCCGACCTGGTTGTTGACCACCACGTGCACGGTGCCGCCGGTGCGGTAGCCGCGCAGCTGGGACAGGTTGAGCGTCTCGGCCACCACGCCCTGGCCGGCGAAGGCGGCGTCGCCGTGCACCGCCAGCGGCAGCACGGTGTAGCCCTCCAGCTTGAGGTCTATCCGGTCCTGCTTGGCCCGGACGATGCCCTCCAGCACCGGGTCGACGGCCTCCAGGTGTGACGGGTTCGCCACCACCGAGACCTTGACCGCGTGCTCGCCGTCCGGCGTGGTGAACTTGCCGTTCTGACCGAGGTGGTACTTCACGTCGCCCGAGCCCTGGGTGGAGCGCGGGTCCAGGTGTCCCTCGAACTCGGAGAAAATCTTCTCGTACGGCTTGCCGACGATGTTGGCGAGCACGTTGAGCCGGCCGCGGTGGGCCATGCCGATGACGACC
This genomic window contains:
- a CDS encoding acetate/propionate family kinase, with translation MSRVLVLNCGSSSVKYRLYDGDEIRDKGTVERIGEPGGGPADHETAVRDILGRLDLAGLVAVGHRVVHGGRRFAEPVLIDDAVLAAIRDLVPLAPLHNPANLAGIEVARAALPDVPQVGVFDTAFHHTMPEAAEVYAIDRDTAQRYGIRRYGFHGTSHAYVSRRTAELLDRPYHELNTITLHLGNGASACAVAGGRSLATSMGMSPLQGLVMGTRSGDLDPAVIFHLRREGGLSVDEIDDLLNHRSGLLGLTGANDMREVLQRRADGDPAAALAFDVYCRRITGYVGAYYALLGRVDAITFTAGVGEHAAPVRAAALAGLERLGIVVDPERNAGSGDRVISPPGAEVAVCVIGTDEEREIARTARDLAATAR
- a CDS encoding nucleotidyltransferase domain-containing protein, which translates into the protein MVVEGLAGRQLASIVEVVEVAADAGIEVWLRGGWAVDFHLGEVTRPHVDVDWYCWRADADRLAALLLGRGWRPDPRLPVDVQLDLFRDDVEVSFAYLARDADGRVTVGGGPWAGTPLPAGMLAGPPGRIGPLTVPVIAVAAQVEFKRMYPVWMPGRPRRAKDAADLARLGAAPPEHRPEATSPGA
- a CDS encoding zinc-binding dehydrogenase translates to MPIMRAAFASRFDDADPLAALTVGERPEPTHPDDDWVTVQVRASSLNHHDLWSLRGVGLTGDQLPMILGCDAVGVDPDGNEVVVYPVVATPGDPRGVSILSEHFPGTLAERVAVPRSNLVPLPAGLAATDAACLPTAWLTAWRMLTTKGRVGDADAVLVQGAGGGVATAAVALAAAMGKRVYATSRDAAKRERIAELGATAVEPGARLPERVDVVIETVGAATFDHSLKSAAPMARIVVSGATAGHEPKVNLRRVFAMQLEILGTSMGTPDELADLLAFCAEHQVRPVVDSVVPFSRVEEAFARLHSGEVFGKVVVDHTA
- a CDS encoding alpha/beta hydrolase family protein encodes the protein MPRRRTPALLACALLTAGLVGCSGDTGPARPQAVPTQAPAATTPAPRVPAGTAPERAFAVGVRQLKLNRDGDRPLPVTVWYPAAGKAGGEPERSAGAADGRFPVVMFSHGLGGRPADYETLLTRWAAAGFVVAAPTFPHTSRGTDTNVLDVLNQPADVSYALTQVLALDGKAGDPLRGRLAGDRVAAAGHSAGGVTTIGLFTAGRDERLDAGVVFAGTALGVGTAFAGAAAPQLFVHGEADEVVQYAAGKEAYDKVPWPKAMLSLPNGDHGRALLSDGAALRVVSDTTVEFLRWTLYGDEAAKRRIPTDAARGDIAVLDNRL
- a CDS encoding alpha/beta hydrolase family protein → MGVKRLVAALLTALLAGCGTATAAPGTPEPARRAPAGTYAVGVRTLTVDAASARPLPVTLWYPADGNAVAAGRFPVVLYSHGLDSLPHLHAGVTTRWAAAGFVVAAPAYPHTRRGTRRFDRADVRHQPADGWRVIRHLVRLDTRPGDPLAGHLDVARFAAAGHSAGGFTTAGMFTSGRSSRLRAGIVIAGGGMAGSFAAPAAPVLFVHGTADPVVPLAVGRAAYRRAGGPAAFLSVLGQGHGEYLTPGRPGFAQVLATTTDFLRWHLYGDPDAARRLPAGANAPALTRYETRPAP
- a CDS encoding NAD(P)-dependent malic enzyme — protein: MSPSTVDPADPVFRLHRGGKMAVASTVPLTSREDLSLAYTPGVARVCEAIAADETLVDDYTWVSHTVAVVTDGSAVLGLGNIGPRAALPVMEGKAVLFKQFAGVDAVPVCLDTQDVDEIVAVVRALAPSFGGINLEDISAPRCFEVERRLDEALDIPVFHDDQHGTAIVVLAALRNAATLLNRKLGDLRVAVSGAGAAGVAVTKMLLAGGVDPARVVVCDSKGIIGRHRTGLTDTKAELAAVTNPDGRQGDITEALRDADVLIGVSGGRISEAAVAGMAPGGIVFALANPDPEVHPEVAARHVAVVATGRSDYPNQINNVLAFPGVFRGALDARVTRITEGMKVAAADAIAQVVAETLTPEAIVPSPLDPRVAPAVAEAVAEAARRDGVARA
- the pta gene encoding phosphate acetyltransferase, with translation MARSVYLTSVGSGGGKSTIALGLAELLSRQVERIGAFRPLVGGTGPDPILALLSERYRIEPPLADLSGTTYAEATTLVADGRREELISRIVERYRAVERRCPAVVVVGSDFADGGDGAGPRELAFNARLATEFGSVVVPVVDGFGQEPAAIAAAVRGAYHDLADLGATVLAVIANRVPEPMPLPELPVPAYAIPEVPSVSAPTVAEVAAALGATLLAGDDAALGRDVLDYVVGAAHVPTLLDHLTDGALVITPGDRDDLLVAASAAHVAGQVSVAGLVLTLGEQPDPRAMRLFEGLNTGLAVLSVTSDSYDTVAASSRIEGRLSAGNPRKVEAALGAFERCVDTDDLSRRLRVSRSARVTPLMFEYDLIDRARTQRRHVVLPEGAEERILRAAEILLRRNVADLTLLGRPDDIARRTRELGIDIGGARVVDPVTSEWRDEFAVEYAKLRAHRGVTAELAHDIVAQPNYFGTLMVQTGHADGMVSGATHTTAATIRPAFEIIRTVPGVSVASSVFFMLLADRVLVYGDCAVNRDPDAGQLADIAISSADTAARFGIEPRVAMLSYSTGTSGAGEDVEKVAAATKLVRESRPDLLVEGPIQYDAAIDPAVAATKLPGSEVAGRATVFIFPDLNTGNNTYKAVQRSAGAVAVGPVMQGLRRPVNDLSRGATVPDIVNTVAITAIQASAEVA